A stretch of Shewanella dokdonensis DNA encodes these proteins:
- the ccmD gene encoding heme exporter protein CcmD: protein MMQAQFQSVADFFHMGGYAFYVWLSYGVAYGALGILIGFCITRKRRVLKEIAAKVKREERLAQHRSNKQ, encoded by the coding sequence ATGATGCAAGCACAATTTCAGTCCGTAGCAGATTTCTTCCACATGGGCGGATATGCCTTTTACGTGTGGCTGTCCTATGGCGTTGCTTATGGCGCGTTGGGCATATTGATTGGTTTTTGCATCACCCGTAAGCGGCGGGTATTGAAAGAGATTGCAGCAAAGGTCAAGCGTGAAGAGCGTTTGGCGCAACATCGGAGTAACAAACAGTGA
- a CDS encoding heme ABC transporter permease, with protein MWKWLHPYAEPQRAYQLAGKFIPWLSILATLMLLTGTIWGMVFSPTDYQQGDSYRIIFVHVPAASMSMSAYVGMAIAAFIGLVWQIKLADWMAASIAPVGAVITFIALVTGSTWGKPMWGTWWVWDARLTSELVLLFLYLGVISLYASFEDKVLAARAAGILAIVGVINIPIIKYSVDWWNSLHQGSIKMTGKTAMPPDMLVPLVINILGFGVMIAALSLIRFRAEVLARNGMRPWVRELAQAEGVK; from the coding sequence ATGTGGAAATGGTTACATCCTTACGCTGAGCCCCAAAGGGCATACCAGTTGGCCGGGAAATTCATTCCTTGGTTATCTATTCTTGCCACGCTAATGCTGCTTACTGGCACTATCTGGGGCATGGTGTTTTCACCGACTGACTATCAGCAAGGCGATAGCTATCGCATCATTTTTGTGCATGTGCCTGCGGCCTCTATGTCAATGAGTGCCTATGTTGGGATGGCGATTGCAGCGTTTATTGGTCTGGTTTGGCAAATCAAACTCGCAGACTGGATGGCCGCCTCCATTGCTCCTGTCGGTGCTGTCATTACCTTCATTGCATTGGTTACTGGCTCTACTTGGGGCAAGCCAATGTGGGGTACCTGGTGGGTTTGGGATGCGCGTTTGACTTCCGAGTTAGTGCTGCTATTCCTGTATCTGGGTGTGATCTCGCTCTACGCTTCGTTCGAAGATAAGGTATTAGCTGCCCGTGCTGCTGGCATTTTAGCCATAGTAGGTGTAATTAATATTCCTATAATTAAGTATTCTGTGGATTGGTGGAACTCCTTGCATCAGGGATCTATCAAAATGACCGGTAAAACAGCCATGCCACCCGATATGCTGGTACCGCTAGTGATCAATATTCTGGGCTTTGGGGTAATGATTGCGGCATTGAGTTTGATACGCTTCCGCGCCGAAGTGTTGGCTCGTAACGGTATGCGTCCCTGGGTAAGGGAACTGGCACAAGCTGAAGGAGTCAAATGA
- the ccmB gene encoding heme exporter protein CcmB produces the protein MNRGISYTQAFFTLLQRDLKIAVRHRGDIFNPLLFFIIVVTLFPLGIGSEAKILSRVAPGIIWVAALLASMLSLERLFKADFADGSLEQMLLSPQPLQLLVLSKVLAHWLLTGVPLIIVAPLLAVLLHMDGNAYPALIETLLLGTPVLSLLGAIGVALTVGLRKGGVLLSLLILPLYIPVLIFATGAIEFAATKQPYDGQLAIIAALLVGSLVLAPFAIGASLRVSTN, from the coding sequence ATGAACAGAGGTATCAGTTACACCCAGGCATTTTTCACTCTGCTCCAGCGCGACCTGAAAATTGCTGTGCGTCATCGTGGTGATATTTTCAACCCGCTGCTGTTCTTTATCATTGTCGTTACCCTGTTCCCGTTGGGGATCGGTTCTGAAGCAAAAATTCTCAGCCGAGTTGCGCCGGGGATTATCTGGGTCGCGGCGTTGTTGGCTTCAATGTTATCACTAGAGCGGCTGTTCAAAGCTGACTTTGCTGATGGCAGTCTGGAGCAAATGCTACTCAGCCCTCAGCCGCTACAACTATTAGTGTTATCCAAAGTGTTGGCGCACTGGCTGCTGACCGGCGTGCCTTTAATTATTGTGGCCCCATTATTGGCCGTGTTGCTGCACATGGATGGCAACGCTTATCCAGCATTGATTGAAACCCTGCTGCTGGGAACCCCAGTGTTAAGCCTGTTGGGTGCCATTGGTGTGGCATTAACCGTTGGGCTGCGTAAAGGCGGGGTATTACTGAGTTTGTTAATTTTACCGCTGTATATTCCAGTACTGATTTTTGCTACTGGCGCGATAGAATTTGCCGCAACTAAACAACCCTATGATGGCCAGTTGGCAATTATTGCCGCTTTGCTGGTCGGATCCTTGGTTTTGGCGCCCTTTGCCATTGGCGCCTCCTTACGTGTGAGTACAAACTGA
- the ccmA gene encoding cytochrome c biogenesis heme-transporting ATPase CcmA yields MTAPSNPPLLSASHLTCIREERILFDDLSFEINGGDIVQIEGPNGAGKTSLLRILAGLSRPYGGEVLFQGEPIVRCRDEFNEDLLYLGHLAGVKSELTAEENLNFNLRISGYAQFDPREILAKVNLTGFEDALAGHLSAGQHRRTALARLWHTACKIWILDEPFTAIDKKGVAELEELFIAHANDGGCVILTTHQDMGIISDDRLRKIRLDYRFV; encoded by the coding sequence GTGACAGCACCATCCAACCCACCATTACTGTCTGCCAGCCACCTCACGTGTATCCGTGAAGAACGGATCCTGTTTGATGATCTCAGCTTCGAGATCAACGGTGGCGATATTGTGCAGATTGAAGGCCCCAACGGCGCAGGTAAAACTAGCTTACTGCGGATCCTCGCAGGTCTCTCTCGTCCATATGGCGGAGAAGTGCTATTTCAGGGAGAACCCATCGTCCGTTGCCGTGATGAATTCAACGAAGATCTGCTGTATCTCGGGCATCTTGCTGGCGTCAAGAGCGAGCTGACTGCGGAAGAGAACCTTAACTTCAACTTAAGGATTAGCGGTTACGCTCAGTTTGATCCAAGAGAGATCCTAGCTAAGGTCAACCTCACCGGATTTGAAGACGCCTTAGCCGGGCATTTGTCGGCAGGCCAGCATCGCCGTACGGCCTTGGCTCGCTTGTGGCATACCGCCTGCAAAATCTGGATCTTGGATGAACCCTTTACGGCTATCGACAAAAAAGGGGTTGCAGAACTTGAAGAGTTGTTTATTGCCCATGCTAATGACGGTGGCTGTGTCATTCTCACCACTCATCAGGATATGGGGATCATCTCCGATGACAGGTTACGCAAAATCCGTTTGGATTATCGGTTCGTATAG